In Lewinellaceae bacterium, a single window of DNA contains:
- a CDS encoding HAMP domain-containing histidine kinase: protein MKNSTILRVMILGAIAIIGIIGVQAYWVVSTWNINEEEFDQKINLALYEVACSLVEMNNGELPPRNIINRRTSNYYVVNIDSEIDANNLEYFLQKEFERLALYVDFEYAVYDCTTNKMVYGNYCSYSPGAKKDLELGNLPKDDKFTYYFSVKFPTRSSFLFGQMQLSIFFSSILLVVILFFAYSMFVILRQKRLSELQKDFINNMTHEFKTPISTIKIAADVFLNHAVVREDGRLHRYAQIVKEQNQRLNNQVEKVLQLAKIERGNFELKRERILLEEVLQSIINSAAMKVEKQGGMLTSRIDIGETAIMADRLHLTNILHNLLDNALKYCQEEPRLALRARVRDGEVRITIADQGVGIPKEHLHKVFNKFYRIPTGNVHKVKGFGLGLYYVKSICDAHGWRIRLDSQEGKGTCVHLVIPEAQRSPWAHWRRIWQRAQFRLRRFTARA, encoded by the coding sequence ATGAAGAACAGCACCATCCTGCGGGTCATGATCCTGGGCGCAATTGCCATCATCGGCATTATCGGGGTGCAGGCGTACTGGGTGGTCAGTACCTGGAACATCAACGAGGAAGAATTCGACCAGAAGATCAACCTGGCCCTTTATGAAGTGGCCTGCAGCCTGGTGGAAATGAACAACGGCGAACTTCCGCCCCGGAACATCATCAACCGCCGGACTTCCAACTACTACGTGGTCAATATCGATAGCGAGATCGACGCCAACAACCTGGAATATTTCCTGCAAAAAGAATTCGAACGCCTGGCCCTGTACGTGGATTTCGAATATGCTGTTTATGACTGCACGACCAATAAGATGGTCTATGGCAATTACTGCAGTTATTCGCCCGGGGCAAAGAAGGATCTGGAGCTTGGCAACCTGCCCAAAGACGACAAGTTTACCTATTACTTCAGCGTGAAATTTCCAACCCGCTCCAGTTTTTTGTTCGGCCAGATGCAGTTGTCGATCTTTTTCTCTTCCATCCTGCTGGTTGTCATCCTGTTCTTTGCCTATTCCATGTTCGTGATCCTGAGGCAGAAGCGGCTGTCGGAGTTGCAGAAGGACTTTATCAACAATATGACGCACGAGTTTAAAACGCCGATCTCCACGATCAAGATCGCCGCCGACGTTTTCCTCAACCACGCCGTGGTCAGGGAAGACGGCCGTTTGCACCGGTATGCCCAAATCGTCAAAGAACAAAACCAGCGCCTCAACAATCAGGTGGAGAAGGTGCTGCAACTGGCCAAGATCGAACGCGGCAATTTCGAACTCAAGCGCGAACGCATCCTACTGGAGGAAGTACTGCAGAGCATCATCAACAGCGCGGCAATGAAGGTGGAGAAGCAAGGGGGAATGTTAACCAGCCGCATCGACATAGGAGAAACAGCGATCATGGCCGACCGCCTGCACCTGACCAATATCCTCCACAATTTGCTGGACAATGCCCTCAAGTACTGCCAGGAAGAACCCCGCCTTGCGCTGCGCGCCCGGGTTCGTGACGGAGAGGTGCGGATCACCATTGCCGATCAGGGCGTCGGCATTCCCAAAGAACACCTGCACAAGGTTTTCAATAAATTTTACCGGATACCGACCGGCAATGTCCACAAAGTGAAGGGCTTCGGCCTGGGCCTTTACTACGTCAAGAGCATCTGCGACGCCCATGGGTGGCGCATTCGCCTCGACAGCCAGGAAGGGAAAGGCACTTGTGTGCACCTCGTTATCCCGGAAGCCCAGCGTTCGCCGTGGGCGCATTGGCGCCGGATTTGGCAAAGGGCACAGTTTCGCCTCCGGCGGTTTACAGCCCGGGCGTAA
- a CDS encoding DUF4271 domain-containing protein — translation MQILKNTTEGLLALILVFFLWPHASAAQESGNPFELSPRLSLPDVEEDSAAAVAGTGNPFDLVAPAKKAAAPAPAVKPPPAAKKRPAPPPPFQNRYRTFLLIVNLGILLMLTILITLLRSQAGKAYRAFFNDNLLNQLQREREAGGGLPYYLFYGFFMINAGFFAFLLARHYSLDILPANWMGLLYCIAGVAGLFLGKQLLLGFLAFVFPIQKEVALYSFTIIVFSIMLGFFFVVVNLLLAYAPEYAVQPILYGAYAGIGATYLFRSLRGLFIGNRFALFHKFHFLLYICTVEIAPVLVLAKLLVYS, via the coding sequence ATGCAAATACTCAAAAATACTACAGAGGGCTTGTTGGCCCTGATCCTCGTCTTTTTTCTGTGGCCCCATGCTTCGGCGGCCCAGGAAAGCGGCAACCCCTTTGAGTTGAGCCCACGCCTGAGCCTTCCGGATGTAGAGGAAGACTCTGCCGCTGCTGTGGCCGGCACCGGCAACCCTTTCGACCTTGTTGCCCCGGCTAAGAAAGCTGCCGCGCCCGCGCCCGCTGTAAAACCTCCGCCCGCAGCAAAAAAAAGGCCCGCTCCGCCACCGCCGTTTCAGAACCGGTATCGCACCTTTCTCCTTATTGTAAATTTGGGCATCTTATTGATGTTGACCATACTCATTACCCTGCTTCGGAGCCAGGCCGGCAAAGCTTACCGGGCTTTCTTCAACGACAACCTGCTCAACCAGCTCCAGCGGGAGCGCGAAGCGGGCGGTGGGCTTCCCTATTACCTCTTCTATGGCTTCTTCATGATCAATGCCGGCTTTTTTGCCTTCCTGCTGGCCCGCCATTACAGCCTGGACATCCTCCCGGCCAACTGGATGGGGTTGTTGTACTGCATAGCAGGGGTTGCCGGCCTCTTTTTGGGCAAGCAACTGCTGCTCGGCTTTCTTGCTTTTGTATTTCCTATACAAAAAGAAGTGGCGCTGTACAGCTTTACCATCATTGTCTTCAGCATCATGCTGGGCTTCTTTTTCGTCGTCGTCAACCTGTTGCTGGCCTACGCTCCTGAATATGCCGTTCAGCCGATACTCTACGGAGCTTACGCGGGTATTGGAGCCACTTATCTCTTTCGGTCGCTAAGGGGCCTGTTTATCGGGAACCGGTTTGCGCTTTTTCACAAGTTTCACTTTTTGTTGTATATTTGCACTGTCGAAATCGCGCCTGTTCTCGTGTTGGCTAAGCTCCTGGTTTATTCCTAG
- a CDS encoding uroporphyrinogen-III synthase encodes MAVNGKAKQEAYKPVKTILVSQPKPERSPYYELEKKYGLQIDWRPFIHVEEVEARDFRKARVRPDEFSAVIFTSKNAVDNFFRICEELRVKMAQDTKYFCLSEAIANYLQKFIIYRKRKVFFGKRTIQDLAPALKKHKANEKFLLPCSNLGAKQVSEFLEENGFNWKDAMMYKTVSSDLSDLSDVTYDVLVFFSPLGIESLYENFPDFKQNETRIAVFGNSTSKAVEERGLTINIKAPAPEAPSMTMALEKYLQLSNKE; translated from the coding sequence ATGGCAGTAAATGGTAAAGCGAAGCAAGAGGCCTACAAGCCTGTAAAGACTATTCTGGTGTCTCAGCCCAAACCAGAGCGATCTCCCTACTACGAGCTGGAAAAGAAATACGGACTGCAAATCGATTGGCGGCCATTCATCCACGTTGAAGAGGTCGAAGCCAGGGATTTTCGCAAGGCCCGTGTCCGGCCCGATGAATTTTCCGCTGTTATTTTTACGAGTAAGAACGCCGTTGACAACTTTTTCAGGATTTGCGAAGAACTCCGCGTCAAAATGGCGCAGGACACCAAGTACTTCTGTTTGTCAGAAGCCATTGCCAACTACCTGCAGAAGTTTATCATCTACCGGAAGCGCAAAGTGTTCTTCGGAAAACGCACCATCCAGGACCTGGCCCCGGCCCTGAAAAAGCACAAGGCCAATGAGAAATTCCTGCTGCCCTGCTCCAACCTGGGCGCGAAGCAGGTCTCTGAATTCCTGGAAGAGAACGGGTTCAACTGGAAGGACGCCATGATGTACAAAACCGTCAGCAGCGACCTGTCCGACCTCAGTGATGTGACCTACGATGTGCTGGTGTTCTTCAGCCCTCTAGGCATCGAGTCCCTCTACGAAAACTTCCCCGATTTTAAGCAGAACGAAACGCGAATCGCCGTTTTCGGAAATAGCACCAGCAAAGCGGTGGAAGAAAGAGGGCTCACCATCAACATCAAAGCGCCGGCGCCGGAGGCTCCTTCCATGACCATGGCCCTGGAAAAGTATTTGCAACTTTCCAACAAAGAGTGA
- a CDS encoding CoA pyrophosphatase, with protein MNDRLISILEENLQAGLPGREVQYQMAHVIRRRYEPAPPNARKAGVLALFYPKASGWHIVLIERNSSHPDDRHGGQISFPGGKFEEGDRNLADTALREAHEEVGVDPSTVTLIGELTELYIPVSNFLVKPYVGYTTITPEFRPQLSEVRAIVEAPVELLRKPEARQVTDLQLAENITLRKVPYFNVEDRIVWGATAMMLNELLEVMKQSIR; from the coding sequence ATGAATGATCGACTGATTTCTATCTTGGAAGAGAATCTGCAGGCTGGCCTTCCGGGCCGGGAAGTGCAATATCAAATGGCCCATGTCATTCGCCGGAGGTATGAACCTGCCCCTCCCAATGCCCGAAAAGCGGGAGTGCTGGCGCTGTTTTACCCCAAGGCTTCGGGGTGGCATATCGTTCTGATCGAACGCAATTCCAGCCATCCGGACGACCGCCACGGGGGGCAGATCAGCTTCCCGGGAGGCAAATTCGAAGAGGGCGACCGCAACCTGGCAGATACTGCTCTTAGGGAAGCACACGAAGAAGTCGGCGTTGACCCCAGTACCGTAACCCTGATCGGCGAACTGACCGAGCTGTACATCCCGGTCAGCAATTTCCTGGTCAAGCCTTATGTCGGGTACACGACCATTACTCCGGAGTTCCGCCCGCAGCTCAGCGAGGTCCGCGCTATCGTGGAAGCCCCCGTGGAGCTGCTCCGGAAGCCGGAAGCCCGCCAGGTCACCGACCTTCAGCTGGCGGAGAACATTACGCTTCGCAAAGTGCCTTACTTTAATGTTGAGGACAGAATAGTGTGGGGCGCCACCGCCATGATGCTGAACGAATTGCTGGAGGTGATGAAGCAATCAATCCGCTAA
- a CDS encoding RpiB/LacA/LacB family sugar-phosphate isomerase, translated as MKIAVGSDMKTHLTDVIVEELKKRGHEVDAFGALVATPSPWTKVAIEVAEKVAAGEYDQAVLCCWTGTGISMAANKVKGIRAALCGDARTAAGARRWNDANILCMSLRATSGEVAREMLEAWFANEPSTDEEDVACLRFLEEWESKN; from the coding sequence ATGAAGATCGCAGTAGGAAGCGACATGAAAACCCACCTCACAGATGTTATCGTCGAAGAGCTAAAAAAAAGAGGCCATGAGGTAGACGCCTTCGGCGCCCTGGTCGCCACCCCTTCGCCCTGGACCAAGGTCGCCATCGAAGTAGCCGAAAAAGTGGCGGCCGGCGAGTACGATCAGGCGGTGCTCTGCTGCTGGACGGGCACCGGCATCAGCATGGCGGCCAATAAAGTGAAGGGCATCCGGGCAGCCCTGTGCGGGGATGCCCGGACTGCGGCCGGCGCCCGGAGGTGGAACGACGCCAACATCCTCTGCATGAGCCTGCGCGCCACCTCCGGGGAAGTGGCACGGGAAATGCTGGAGGCCTGGTTTGCCAACGAGCCGAGTACGGACGAGGAGGACGTGGCCTGCCTGAGGTTTCTGGAGGAATGGGAATCGAAGAATTGA
- a CDS encoding xanthine dehydrogenase family protein subunit M, producing the protein MNRFEYIKAPSIAEAIDMMDSTVPEAMVTKTDGSARVVKAAGTDLLDLIKEGILEPGRVIDLKNIPGLDKLSYDNEKGLAFGPMVTIADLENSPEVKKHYRALHEAASHAATPQIRNMATMGGNLMQRPRCWYFRSSGHHCRKKGGTTCFAQIGQNQFHSIFLTNVCPCVHPSSLATALVAYDGQVELTGAEGKRVIPLSEFFTPSEVNVTCENVATNQEIITNIMLPPVKESTRAFYIKQGQRESYDWSMGDVAVVLQMDGKKCRDARIIFGAAAPIPLRREAAEEALKGKMIDEKVVAQAAKKAVEGATPLAHNAYKVPLFQTLLKRAVMEAIG; encoded by the coding sequence ATGAACCGTTTCGAATATATAAAAGCGCCGAGCATCGCCGAAGCTATCGACATGATGGACAGCACCGTGCCGGAAGCTATGGTGACGAAAACCGACGGCTCGGCCAGGGTCGTCAAAGCCGCCGGCACCGACCTGCTCGACCTCATCAAGGAGGGCATCCTGGAGCCGGGACGGGTGATCGACCTGAAGAACATCCCGGGCCTGGATAAGCTTTCTTATGACAACGAGAAGGGCCTGGCCTTCGGCCCCATGGTGACGATTGCGGACCTGGAGAACAGCCCGGAAGTGAAAAAACACTACCGGGCCCTGCACGAGGCGGCGTCCCACGCCGCCACTCCGCAAATCCGCAACATGGCCACCATGGGCGGCAACCTGATGCAGCGCCCGCGTTGCTGGTATTTCCGCAGCAGCGGCCACCATTGCCGGAAGAAGGGCGGCACAACCTGCTTCGCCCAGATCGGGCAGAACCAGTTTCACTCCATCTTCCTGACCAATGTCTGCCCCTGTGTGCACCCGTCCTCCCTGGCGACTGCCCTGGTGGCTTACGACGGCCAGGTGGAATTGACCGGCGCGGAAGGCAAGCGCGTCATTCCGTTGTCGGAGTTCTTTACCCCCTCGGAAGTGAATGTCACCTGCGAAAACGTGGCCACCAACCAGGAAATCATCACCAACATCATGCTGCCGCCGGTGAAGGAAAGCACCCGCGCTTTCTACATCAAGCAGGGCCAGCGCGAGAGCTACGACTGGAGCATGGGCGATGTGGCAGTAGTGCTGCAGATGGACGGCAAAAAATGCCGGGATGCCCGCATTATCTTCGGAGCAGCGGCGCCCATCCCCCTGCGCCGCGAGGCGGCCGAGGAGGCGCTGAAGGGCAAGATGATCGACGAAAAGGTGGTGGCTCAGGCCGCCAAAAAAGCCGTGGAAGGCGCTACCCCGCTGGCTCACAACGCCTATAAGGTTCCGCTGTTTCAGACGCTGCTGAAGCGGGCGGTGATGGAGGCGATCGGTTAA
- a CDS encoding xanthine dehydrogenase family protein molybdopterin-binding subunit — protein sequence MANPNKKKIVLPVAPDTKAHAPAKHLYSKKVKLPYGVPGHGLTEMEREVSIDEPPALPINEKLNVVGKRTKRIDAIYKVTGAAKYTADIQLPGMLFGKFLRSPHPHARIKSLDVSAARRYPGVHAVHVLKMEPGGSVERESGHDAPAETYNIEELPLLRYVGQPIAAVAAESQYIANEAAKLIKVEYETKPFVLELDKARKKGAPLVFEKKVEDEGNEGDVGVKSADEQEGNLRGPSTGSFLGGPRGDVEKGFAEADFVVEGEFRTQVQTHCALETHGVVADWKPDMLTVYASTQNTAGVRDDLSSLFDLPKSKVRVITEYMGGGFGAKFGAGHFGVMATILSKKSGRPVKLMLDREEEHLSAGNRPNSHQMLKIGVRKDGTLSAIDLTSYGTAGVGLGAGVGRVAQDLYECPNFRQAQYDVFTHAGPGAAFRAPGNVQGIFALEQLIDEAAERLGMDPVKYRDIIDKHEVRKLQRMKGAEAFGWKYKKPGSDPGPIKRGFGMAQGHWTRFINLNSSATVRINKDGSVEVMSSVQDIGTGTRTILAQVVAEELGLMAEDITVKIGDTIYPDGPGSGGSVTAGSITPAVRNAAYKAKMELLGQVAGAWDVEISDLEMKNGEAYSKSDSSKKMSFGEATKKMRTNQILATASRPDDYGGFEIGNGIGYGRLGSVQFAEVLVDTETGFIKVERVVAAHSCGRPLNPMQVESQINGGVIMGIGYALYEDRILDLNTGHQVNANLDQYKLPYSREIPKIETVLIEHYGAFSSTDASGIGEPANVPTAGAIANAVYNAIGVRLYELPMSPQKVLAALGVS from the coding sequence ATGGCCAATCCCAATAAAAAGAAAATCGTTTTACCGGTTGCGCCTGACACCAAAGCGCACGCCCCGGCGAAGCACCTTTACTCCAAGAAGGTGAAATTGCCCTACGGCGTGCCCGGGCACGGCCTGACGGAAATGGAGCGGGAAGTATCGATCGACGAGCCACCCGCTCTTCCCATCAACGAAAAATTGAATGTGGTCGGCAAACGCACCAAACGCATCGACGCCATCTACAAGGTGACGGGCGCCGCCAAGTATACGGCAGACATCCAACTGCCGGGCATGCTGTTCGGCAAATTCCTTCGCTCTCCCCATCCTCACGCCCGCATCAAATCGCTGGATGTATCGGCGGCCCGCCGCTACCCCGGCGTTCATGCCGTGCATGTATTGAAAATGGAGCCCGGAGGATCGGTGGAACGGGAAAGCGGGCACGATGCTCCGGCGGAAACCTATAACATAGAAGAACTGCCCCTGCTGCGCTACGTCGGGCAGCCCATCGCCGCAGTGGCCGCCGAATCGCAGTACATCGCCAACGAAGCGGCGAAGCTGATCAAGGTAGAATACGAAACCAAGCCTTTTGTCCTTGAACTGGACAAGGCGCGCAAGAAAGGCGCTCCCCTCGTATTCGAAAAGAAGGTAGAAGACGAGGGCAACGAGGGCGATGTCGGCGTTAAATCCGCAGACGAACAAGAAGGCAACCTGCGCGGCCCTTCGACCGGCAGCTTCCTGGGCGGCCCTCGCGGCGATGTTGAAAAAGGCTTTGCCGAAGCGGACTTCGTCGTGGAAGGGGAGTTCCGCACGCAGGTACAGACCCACTGCGCCCTGGAGACCCACGGCGTGGTGGCCGACTGGAAGCCCGACATGCTGACGGTATATGCTTCCACCCAGAATACCGCCGGCGTGCGCGACGACCTGTCGTCCTTGTTTGATCTTCCCAAGAGCAAGGTACGGGTGATCACCGAATACATGGGCGGCGGATTTGGCGCCAAATTTGGTGCCGGGCACTTCGGCGTAATGGCCACCATACTGTCCAAAAAATCCGGGCGGCCGGTGAAGCTCATGCTCGACCGCGAAGAGGAGCACTTGTCAGCCGGCAACCGCCCCAACTCTCACCAAATGCTGAAGATCGGGGTGAGGAAGGATGGAACGCTGTCGGCCATCGACCTGACCTCCTACGGCACGGCAGGCGTAGGCCTGGGCGCCGGCGTGGGCCGGGTAGCACAGGATTTGTACGAGTGCCCGAACTTCCGTCAGGCTCAATATGATGTATTTACCCACGCCGGGCCAGGCGCTGCCTTTCGGGCGCCGGGCAATGTTCAGGGCATCTTCGCCCTGGAACAACTCATCGACGAGGCCGCCGAGCGCCTGGGGATGGACCCGGTGAAGTACCGGGACATCATCGATAAACACGAGGTGCGCAAACTGCAGCGGATGAAGGGCGCCGAAGCCTTCGGCTGGAAGTACAAAAAACCCGGCTCCGACCCCGGCCCCATCAAGCGGGGCTTCGGCATGGCGCAGGGGCACTGGACCCGCTTCATCAACCTGAACAGCTCCGCAACCGTGCGCATCAATAAGGACGGTTCGGTGGAGGTCATGTCCAGCGTACAGGATATCGGCACCGGCACCCGGACTATTCTGGCTCAGGTTGTAGCAGAAGAGCTGGGCCTGATGGCGGAGGACATTACGGTAAAGATCGGCGATACAATCTACCCCGACGGGCCAGGCTCTGGCGGTAGCGTGACCGCTGGTTCTATAACGCCTGCCGTCCGCAACGCTGCCTACAAGGCCAAGATGGAACTGCTGGGGCAGGTAGCCGGCGCCTGGGATGTCGAGATTTCGGATTTGGAAATGAAGAACGGCGAAGCCTATTCCAAGTCGGACAGCTCGAAAAAAATGTCCTTTGGCGAGGCTACCAAGAAAATGCGCACCAACCAGATCCTGGCGACCGCCAGCCGGCCGGACGATTACGGCGGGTTCGAGATCGGCAACGGCATCGGATACGGCCGCCTCGGCTCCGTGCAGTTTGCCGAAGTGCTGGTGGATACCGAAACGGGCTTCATCAAGGTGGAGCGCGTGGTCGCCGCTCACAGTTGCGGCCGCCCGCTGAACCCCATGCAGGTGGAGAGCCAGATCAACGGCGGCGTCATCATGGGCATTGGATATGCCTTGTATGAAGACCGCATTCTGGATCTCAATACCGGGCATCAGGTGAATGCCAACCTCGACCAGTACAAACTGCCCTACTCCAGAGAGATTCCCAAGATCGAAACGGTGCTCATCGAGCACTACGGGGCCTTCTCCAGCACCGATGCTTCCGGCATTGGCGAGCCGGCCAATGTGCCGACGGCAGGAGCCATCGCCAATGCGGTCTACAATGCCATTGGGGTGCGCCTCTACGAATTGCCCATGTCGCCACAGAAAGTACTGGCGGCCCTGGGCGTGAGCTAA
- a CDS encoding (2Fe-2S)-binding protein, translating into MKNDSKERSPDKMKQGVSRRAFLRGAGVTTAGTVALASGMLSFKAAEPAPAKTAILGPGETEVKFMVNGQQRTLWIEPRTTLADALREHLHLTGTKVVCDRGACSACTVWLDGKPVNSCMTLAVDAEGREVTTVEGLAKGGELHPVQEAFIEHDAAMCGFCTPGMVMSCAGLLERNPKPTLDDVKTATSGNLCRCGTYPKVFDATLAAAKKMNQ; encoded by the coding sequence ATGAAGAACGATTCCAAAGAAAGATCGCCGGACAAAATGAAACAGGGCGTTTCCAGGCGGGCATTTCTGCGGGGCGCCGGCGTGACGACAGCGGGCACTGTGGCCCTGGCTTCGGGCATGCTGAGCTTTAAGGCGGCAGAGCCTGCTCCTGCGAAAACTGCCATTCTCGGCCCCGGGGAGACGGAGGTGAAGTTTATGGTCAACGGCCAGCAGCGCACCCTCTGGATAGAACCCCGCACCACTCTGGCCGACGCCCTGCGGGAACACCTGCACCTCACCGGCACCAAAGTAGTGTGCGACCGGGGCGCCTGCTCGGCCTGCACGGTCTGGCTCGACGGCAAGCCGGTCAACTCCTGCATGACCCTGGCTGTGGACGCAGAGGGCCGCGAAGTAACTACCGTCGAAGGCCTGGCCAAAGGCGGAGAACTGCATCCGGTGCAGGAAGCCTTTATCGAGCACGACGCCGCCATGTGCGGCTTTTGCACGCCGGGCATGGTCATGAGCTGCGCCGGCCTGCTGGAGCGCAACCCCAAGCCCACCCTCGATGATGTAAAAACGGCTACGAGCGGCAACCTGTGCCGCTGCGGCACCTATCCCAAGGTGTTCGACGCCACGCTGGCCGCCGCCAAAAAAATGAACCAATAG
- a CDS encoding site-specific integrase, whose translation MKPLRAKMLRYMERRGYSPSTIRSYMMWVLQFALHYGKSPDLLTEEDIGAYFDHLRRSRQLSQSSLAGCYSGIKLLWEKVLGRSWNANKLPRSKRAKTLPEVLSEEEVRQLICQTKNLKHRAFLKVLYTTGVRVGELVKLKPGDIDSKRMVVRVEMGKGKKSRYTVLSMPLLKELRAYWLEYRPRVYLFEGQVPGRHISIRTVQTVFKQACKRIGLRKQVGVHVLRHPVLRDGTTHLLENGVDTLTVKALLGHSDISTTARYVHVQNSRMKGLPDLLAHW comes from the coding sequence ATGAAACCATTAAGAGCGAAGATGTTGCGCTACATGGAGCGCAGGGGCTACAGCCCATCGACAATCAGGTCTTACATGATGTGGGTATTGCAATTTGCTTTGCATTACGGCAAGAGCCCGGATTTGTTAACCGAAGAAGACATTGGGGCCTATTTTGACCACCTGAGGCGAAGCCGGCAGTTAAGCCAAAGCAGCCTGGCTGGCTGTTACAGCGGCATCAAGCTGCTGTGGGAGAAGGTGTTGGGGCGGAGCTGGAACGCCAACAAATTGCCGCGAAGCAAAAGAGCCAAGACGCTGCCGGAAGTTTTGTCGGAAGAAGAAGTGCGGCAGCTTATTTGCCAGACAAAGAACCTCAAGCACCGGGCGTTCCTCAAAGTATTGTATACTACGGGTGTCCGGGTAGGGGAGCTGGTGAAGCTCAAGCCCGGAGACATTGATTCCAAGCGGATGGTTGTGCGGGTAGAGATGGGCAAAGGAAAAAAGAGCCGATACACGGTTTTGTCAATGCCCTTGCTGAAGGAATTACGGGCCTATTGGCTGGAATACCGGCCGCGGGTTTATTTGTTTGAAGGGCAGGTGCCGGGGCGGCATATCAGCATCCGCACGGTACAAACCGTGTTCAAGCAGGCATGCAAGCGCATTGGCCTGCGCAAGCAAGTAGGGGTGCATGTGCTGCGCCATCCCGTCTTGCGAGACGGGACCACGCATTTACTGGAAAACGGAGTGGATACGCTGACGGTGAAGGCGCTGCTGGGCCATTCTGACATATCCACCACTGCGCGCTACGTGCATGTGCAAAACAGCCGGATGAAAGGCCTGCCGGATTTGTTGGCCCATTGGTAA
- a CDS encoding transposase zinc-binding domain-containing protein, which yields MGRPKYEVADVFRLSGQAYRSKHKLSKVQHKAMRAIEQCRTPIAIGALGGHLDACDQCGHIRISYNPDGYRGRNRHCPKCQPCGITAIKLPCAYSTGPGLSAGSLAGGAASGAFASGVFSRCFYPSGADWRYSSLQ from the coding sequence ATGGGCCGGCCCAAATACGAAGTAGCTGATGTTTTTCGGCTCAGCGGGCAGGCTTACCGTTCGAAGCATAAGCTGAGCAAAGTTCAGCATAAGGCCATGCGGGCGATAGAGCAGTGCCGCACCCCGATAGCCATCGGGGCGTTAGGAGGGCATTTGGATGCCTGCGATCAATGCGGCCACATTCGCATCAGTTATAACCCCGATGGCTATCGGGGCCGCAACCGGCACTGCCCGAAGTGCCAGCCCTGTGGAATAACTGCCATAAAACTGCCCTGCGCCTATTCCACAGGGCCAGGGCTTAGCGCGGGAAGCCTGGCTGGAGGCGCGGCAAGCGGAGCTTTTGCCAGTGGGGTATTTTCACGTTGTTTTTACCCTTCCGGCGCAGATTGGCGATATAGTTCGCTACAATGA
- a CDS encoding transposase: MYGTLFQEAWAALSKLCADRHYLGARPGMVAVLHSWGQNLHYHPHIHCIVPGGGLRGGKWASAREEFFVPVQALSAMFKGKFVSALRRHYQAGRLRLDGLCSRFRGKQAFDSLLNRLMVQDWVVYAKAPFAGPEQLLGYLGRYTHRVAISNHRIVSLDKDTVCFRWRDYADGNRQKVMCLSHEEFIRRFLQHCLPARFCKIRYYGILSNRLRTQALAICRQALGIKPLPKLPALSWQERYRQATGPVE; encoded by the coding sequence TTGTATGGAACGCTGTTCCAGGAGGCGTGGGCAGCCTTGTCGAAGCTGTGTGCAGACAGGCATTACCTGGGCGCCCGGCCTGGGATGGTGGCCGTTTTGCATAGTTGGGGCCAGAACTTGCACTACCACCCTCATATCCACTGCATCGTACCGGGAGGAGGCTTGAGGGGCGGCAAATGGGCCTCGGCGCGCGAGGAGTTCTTTGTACCGGTGCAGGCTCTGTCGGCCATGTTCAAGGGCAAGTTTGTCAGCGCTTTGCGCCGGCATTACCAGGCTGGGCGCCTGCGCCTGGATGGTTTGTGCAGCCGTTTTCGCGGCAAGCAGGCCTTCGACAGCTTGCTGAACAGGCTGATGGTTCAGGATTGGGTAGTATATGCCAAGGCGCCGTTTGCTGGGCCGGAGCAGTTGCTGGGCTATCTGGGGCGTTATACCCACCGGGTGGCCATTAGCAACCACCGTATTGTGTCCCTTGACAAGGATACGGTTTGCTTTCGCTGGCGAGATTACGCCGACGGCAACCGGCAGAAGGTGATGTGCTTGTCGCATGAGGAGTTTATCCGGCGGTTCTTGCAGCATTGCCTGCCTGCCCGGTTCTGTAAAATCCGGTACTACGGCATCCTGTCGAACCGGTTGCGAACGCAGGCTTTGGCCATTTGCCGACAGGCCTTGGGAATAAAACCGCTGCCCAAACTTCCGGCTCTATCCTGGCAGGAGCGCTATCGGCAAGCCACGGGCCCTGTGGAATAG